Proteins co-encoded in one Papaver somniferum cultivar HN1 chromosome 5, ASM357369v1, whole genome shotgun sequence genomic window:
- the LOC113282958 gene encoding uncharacterized protein LOC113282958, giving the protein MEMEMEMEVEETRLGQNEDAEQNEDALKKNDGNENTSPEIMLEKGNNFVEEISPNEKNKEEIPLITQMEMEIEVKETQLGNEDAEQVAATSKTNDGNENTPMEIMLEKSNNFVEEISLNEKNKEEEMEIEVKETQLGQNEDAAPKKSDGNENTQLEIMLEKGYNFVEEISLNEKNKEEIPLITQVSDTKEEISGDTNDSQISTESSNKKKIKRRWTCEEKRDRKNYFSNQGKVVSETSKFIREEKKVKINGTSKKCSSNGGAVVRVREVITRTDKKLLVLDLNGLLADLSNDLGRKARTKRPYCDEFLKFCFERFHVGVWSSRKMSNVINVVNFLMGDMKENLLFCWDVSHCTETGFRVLGDWYKPLVLKELKKLWNKHEPNLPWQKGVFNESNTLLLDDSPYKALCNPLYTAIFPSSYTREAPNDNSLGPGGDLWVYLEGLVLAGNVQQYVEQHPFGQPAITSRNPKWGFYLEVFNAVVRKMSQMEFLEYL; this is encoded by the exons atggaaatggaaatggaaatggaaGTGGAAGAGACTCGGCTCGGTCAAAACGAAGATGCAGAACAAAACGAAGatgctctgaagaaaaatgatgGTAATGAAAACACCTCACCGGAGATTATGTTGGAAAAGGGTAACAATTTTGTTGAAGAAATTTCACCGAATGAgaagaacaaggaagaaattCCATTGATTACTCAAATGGAAATGGAAATTGAAGTGAAAGAGACTCAGCTCGGTAATGAAGATGCAGAACAAGTTGCTGCTACTTCAAAGACAAATGATGGGAATGAAAACACCCCAATGGAGATTATGTTGGAAAAGAGTAACAATTTTGTCGAAGAAATCTCACTGAATGAgaagaacaaggaagaagaaATGGAAATTGAAGTGAAAGAGACTCAGCTCGGTCAAAATGAAGATGCAGCTCCGAAGAAAAGTGATGGTAATGAGAACACCCAACTGGAAATTATGCTGGAAAAGGGTTACAATTTTGTTGAAGAAATTTCACTGAATGAGAAGAATAAGGAAGAAATTCCATTGATTACTCAAGTCAGCGATACAAAAGAAGAGATTTCTGGAGATACTAATGATAGTCAAATTTCAACTGAATCTAGTAAtaagaagaagatcaagagaagaTGGACTTGCGAGGAGAAAAGGGATCGGAAAAACTACTTTTCTAATCAAGGCAAAGTAGTTTCTGAAACTTCGAAGTTCATAA GGGAGGAAAAGAAGGTTAAAATAAATGGAACAAGTAAAAAATGTTCATCAAATGGTGGTGCTGTTGTTAGAGTGAGAGAAGTGATTACTCGTACTGATAAGAAGCTTCTTGTTCTTGATCTTAATGGATTGCTTGCTGACCTTTCTAACGACCTTGGGAGAAAAGCAC GTACTAAGAGACCTTATTGTGATGAATTTCTTAAATTCTGCTTTGAAAGATTTCATGTGGGTGTTTGGTCTTCTAGAAAAAT GAGTAATGTGATTAATGTAGTTAACTTTCTCATGGGAGATATGAAAGAAAACCTTCTGTTTTGCTGG GATGTATCTCACTGTACAGAAACAGGTTTCAGAGTTCTAGGGGACTGGTATAAGCCTTTAGTTCTAAAAGAGCTGAAGAAACTATGGAATAAGCATGAACCAAATCTTCCATGGCAAAAGGGGGTTTTCAATGAATCAAACACATTATTGTTGGATGATTCCCCCTACAAAGCCCTATGCAATCCT CTGTACACTGCAATCTTTCCATCCTCATATACTCGAGAGGCTCCAAATGACAACTCATTAG GTCCAGGAGGAGATCTGTGGGTCTATCTAGAAGGTTTGGTTTTGGCTGGAAATGTCCAGCAATATGTGGAGCAACACCCTTTTGGCCAGCCTGCTATTACAAGCCGAAATCCCAAATGGGGTTTCTACCTAGAAGTTTTTAATGCTGTTGTAAGAAAGATGAGTCAGATGGAGTTTTTAGAGTATCTTTAG